A single Herpetosiphonaceae bacterium DNA region contains:
- the leuC gene encoding 3-isopropylmalate dehydratase large subunit, giving the protein MTTRPRTLFEKIWESHIVRPQTAETPAVLYIDLHLVHEVTSPQAFTQLRERGLTVRRPQQTVATMDHSTPTTPRGADGLIPITDPQAGAQLAQLERNCRDFGIPLFKLGSENQGIVHVIGPEQGLTQPGMTIVCGDSHTSTHGAFGALAFGIGTSEVAHVLATQCLLQSRPRTMEVRVDGRLHPGVTAKDIILAIIAQIGVGGGTGYVFEYTGEAIRALSMEERMTICNMSIEGGARAGMIAPDDTTIEYIAGRPHAPKGADWERAVTQWRTLPTDEGATYDATITLDASRLSPMITYGTNPGMGMPIGAAVPDPSALPDASQRAALDKALTYMGLQPGQRLLGQPVDVVFLGSCTNSRITDLRMAASVLRGRKVAPNVRMLVVPGSQQVKRQAEAEGLRDIFVEAGAEWREAGCSMCIAMNADKLAPGQYAVSTSNRNFEGRQGKGGRTFLASPLTAAATAINGRITDVRELV; this is encoded by the coding sequence ATGACGACACGACCACGGACGCTGTTTGAAAAAATCTGGGAATCGCATATCGTCAGGCCGCAAACAGCGGAGACACCAGCGGTGCTGTACATCGATCTGCACCTGGTCCACGAGGTCACGTCGCCCCAGGCGTTTACTCAGCTTCGTGAGCGCGGCCTGACGGTGCGCCGACCCCAGCAGACCGTGGCGACGATGGATCACTCGACGCCCACGACGCCGCGCGGTGCGGACGGTCTGATCCCGATCACCGATCCGCAGGCGGGCGCGCAGCTGGCGCAGCTTGAGCGCAACTGCCGGGACTTTGGCATTCCGCTGTTCAAGCTCGGCTCCGAGAACCAGGGCATTGTGCATGTGATCGGGCCGGAGCAGGGCTTGACGCAGCCCGGCATGACGATCGTCTGCGGCGACTCGCATACCAGCACGCACGGCGCGTTCGGCGCGCTGGCCTTTGGCATCGGCACCAGCGAGGTGGCGCATGTGCTTGCCACGCAATGCCTGCTCCAGAGCAGGCCGCGCACGATGGAGGTGCGCGTGGATGGCCGGCTCCATCCGGGCGTGACCGCCAAAGACATCATTCTGGCGATCATCGCGCAGATCGGCGTGGGCGGCGGCACCGGCTATGTCTTCGAGTATACCGGCGAGGCGATCCGCGCGCTGTCGATGGAAGAGCGCATGACGATCTGCAATATGAGCATCGAGGGCGGCGCGCGCGCGGGGATGATCGCTCCCGACGACACGACGATCGAGTATATCGCGGGCCGACCCCACGCGCCCAAAGGTGCCGACTGGGAGCGCGCGGTCACGCAGTGGCGCACGCTGCCCACCGATGAGGGCGCGACCTACGACGCGACGATCACGCTCGATGCCAGCCGCCTGTCGCCGATGATCACCTACGGCACGAATCCCGGCATGGGCATGCCGATCGGTGCCGCCGTGCCCGATCCCAGCGCGCTCCCCGATGCGAGCCAGCGGGCCGCGCTCGACAAGGCGCTGACGTACATGGGCCTGCAACCAGGCCAGCGGCTGCTCGGCCAGCCCGTCGATGTGGTCTTCTTGGGAAGCTGCACCAACTCGCGCATCACCGATCTGCGCATGGCCGCTAGCGTCCTGCGCGGTCGTAAGGTCGCGCCCAACGTCCGCATGCTGGTCGTGCCCGGCTCGCAGCAAGTCAAGCGCCAGGCCGAGGCCGAGGGCCTGCGCGATATTTTCGTCGAGGCCGGCGCGGAGTGGCGCGAGGCCGGATGCTCGATGTGTATCGCGATGAACGCCGACAAGCTCGCGCCCGGCCAGTACGCCGTCTCGACCAGCAACCGCAACTTCGAGGGACGGCAGGGCAAGGGCGGTCGCACGTTTCTGGCTAGCCCGCTCACGGCGGCGGCCACGGCGATCAACGGCAGGATTACGGATGTGCGGGAACTTGTATAG
- the leuD gene encoding 3-isopropylmalate dehydratase small subunit translates to MQPITTFSGTCVVLPIENIDTDQIIPARFLTAIDKSGMGDHLFADWRYDEQGAPRPGFALNRPETQGAQILIAGHNFGCGSSREHAPWALQGYGFKAVISTYFADIFRNNALKVGLLPIMVEPAAYEQLVGMCTAQPATALTVDLAAQQVRLPGGTAIEFPIDAFAKYCLLNGVDQLGFLLSQAETIAEYEAQHPARVATA, encoded by the coding sequence ATGCAGCCAATCACAACCTTCAGCGGCACATGCGTCGTGCTGCCGATCGAAAATATTGACACCGACCAGATCATCCCGGCGCGCTTCCTGACGGCGATCGACAAAAGCGGCATGGGCGATCATCTCTTCGCCGACTGGCGCTACGATGAGCAGGGCGCGCCGCGCCCTGGCTTCGCGCTGAACCGACCGGAGACGCAGGGCGCTCAGATCTTGATCGCCGGGCACAACTTCGGCTGCGGCTCGTCGCGGGAGCACGCGCCGTGGGCCTTGCAGGGCTACGGATTCAAGGCGGTGATCTCGACCTACTTCGCCGATATTTTCCGCAACAACGCGCTCAAGGTCGGGCTGCTGCCGATCATGGTCGAGCCAGCCGCGTACGAGCAGCTTGTCGGCATGTGTACAGCGCAGCCCGCGACAGCGCTGACGGTCGATCTGGCCGCGCAGCAGGTGCGGCTGCCGGGCGGCACCGCGATCGAGTTTCCGATCGATGCCTTTGCCAAATACTGCCTGCTGAACGGCGTCGATCAGCTTGGCTTTTTGCTCAGCCAGGCCGAGACGATCGCGGAGTATGAGGCGCAGCATCCGGCCCGCGTCGCCACGGCGTAG
- a CDS encoding N-acetyltransferase: protein MQITARPYRDDEDLHALLAFATNAASVAPEYGSFHVGDILWGMFQNVIFDPRRSIRLWESVDGELLGFVWNDPPGVVFWDIHPRLRGSGTLEESMLEWSEQHGSSTLTEGPDAGRRQVWIRGFENDRWLQAFFEQRGYQRDEDFMFHYCRSLDGPIPEPTLPPGFRVRHVGGEEEWNQRVETHREVWHPSKVTLEAYRRLRQAPGYIPELDLVVETPGGDFGAYCICWLDRINGLGEFEPVGTRPAYRGQGLGKAVMLEGLRRLQERGAQSALVYSEGNNVASNRLYQSVGFQPVDKDLFFTRIVS, encoded by the coding sequence ATGCAGATCACAGCACGGCCCTACCGCGACGACGAGGATCTCCACGCGCTGCTGGCGTTCGCGACCAATGCCGCCAGCGTCGCGCCGGAGTACGGCTCCTTCCATGTCGGCGACATTCTCTGGGGCATGTTCCAAAATGTCATCTTCGATCCCCGGCGCAGCATCCGGCTCTGGGAGAGCGTCGACGGCGAGTTGCTGGGCTTTGTCTGGAACGATCCGCCCGGCGTCGTCTTCTGGGATATTCATCCCCGGCTGCGCGGCAGCGGCACGCTTGAGGAGTCGATGCTGGAATGGTCCGAGCAGCACGGCAGCAGCACGCTCACCGAGGGTCCCGACGCGGGCAGGCGGCAGGTCTGGATCAGAGGCTTTGAGAACGATCGCTGGCTGCAAGCGTTCTTCGAGCAGCGCGGCTACCAGCGCGATGAGGACTTCATGTTCCACTACTGCCGCTCGCTCGACGGGCCGATCCCTGAGCCGACGCTACCGCCGGGCTTTCGCGTGCGGCACGTCGGCGGGGAAGAAGAGTGGAACCAGCGCGTCGAGACGCACCGCGAGGTCTGGCATCCCTCGAAGGTCACGCTCGAAGCCTACCGGCGGCTGCGTCAAGCGCCGGGCTACATCCCGGAGCTGGATCTGGTGGTCGAGACACCCGGCGGCGACTTTGGAGCCTACTGCATCTGCTGGCTCGATCGGATCAACGGCCTTGGCGAGTTCGAGCCGGTCGGGACTCGTCCGGCCTATCGCGGCCAGGGGCTGGGCAAGGCGGTCATGCTGGAAGGGCTGCGGCGCTTGCAGGAGCGCGGCGCGCAGAGCGCGCTGGTCTACTCCGAAGGCAACAACGTGGCCTCCAACCGGCTGTACCAGTCCGTCGGGTTTCAGCCCGTCGATAAAGATCTCTTTTTTACCAGGATCGTGTCGTGA
- the leuB gene encoding 3-isopropylmalate dehydrogenase, translating to MHATMTLLPGDGIGPEVVAEGAKVLAAVAERWEHRFELREALIGGCALDATGSSLPAETVQLCRSADAVLLGAVGGPKWDDPHAADRPERGLLGIRKALDLFANLRPVTVYPSISAASPLRMELLAGVDLIVVRELTGGIYFGPKSREAVGDGAERAKDVCVYTTGEIERIVRVACAMARERRGKLTSVDKANVLETSRLWRTVTTRVVAEEYPDLQLEHMLVDAAAMHLLRRPADFDVIVTENMFGDILSDEASMLAGSMGLLPSASLGGAEQRDRQAGNAERTDMIAYPAGRTRIGLYEPIHGSAPDIAGRGIANPLATILSVAMLLRYSLGLHNEAQAVEAAVQQVLVQGHVTADIAPAGAPAYTTSQVGDAVVAALRAG from the coding sequence ATGCACGCAACGATGACGCTGCTGCCCGGCGATGGGATCGGGCCGGAGGTGGTGGCCGAGGGCGCGAAAGTCCTCGCCGCTGTCGCGGAGCGCTGGGAGCATCGCTTCGAGCTGCGAGAGGCGCTGATTGGCGGCTGCGCGCTCGACGCGACCGGCTCGTCGCTGCCCGCTGAGACGGTGCAGCTTTGCCGCTCCGCCGACGCCGTGCTGCTGGGCGCGGTCGGCGGTCCCAAATGGGACGATCCCCATGCCGCCGATCGGCCTGAGCGCGGCCTGCTCGGCATTCGCAAAGCGCTCGATCTCTTCGCCAACTTGCGTCCGGTGACGGTCTATCCCTCGATCAGCGCGGCCTCGCCACTGCGCATGGAGCTGCTGGCGGGCGTCGATCTGATCGTCGTGCGCGAGCTGACCGGCGGGATCTACTTCGGGCCGAAGAGCCGCGAGGCCGTGGGCGACGGCGCGGAGCGCGCCAAGGATGTCTGCGTCTACACCACGGGCGAGATCGAGCGGATCGTGCGCGTGGCCTGCGCGATGGCCCGCGAGCGGCGCGGCAAGCTCACCAGCGTCGATAAGGCCAACGTGCTGGAAACGTCGCGGCTGTGGCGCACCGTGACCACGCGCGTCGTCGCCGAGGAGTACCCCGACCTTCAGCTTGAGCATATGCTGGTCGATGCGGCGGCGATGCATCTGCTGCGCCGTCCCGCCGACTTCGATGTGATCGTCACTGAAAACATGTTCGGCGATATTCTTTCGGACGAAGCCTCGATGCTGGCCGGATCGATGGGCCTGCTGCCGAGCGCGTCGCTGGGCGGCGCAGAACAGCGGGACCGACAGGCCGGGAACGCCGAGCGCACGGACATGATCGCGTATCCGGCAGGGCGGACGCGGATCGGGCTGTACGAGCCGATCCACGGTTCCGCGCCCGACATCGCCGGGCGGGGCATCGCGAATCCACTGGCGACGATCCTCAGCGTCGCGATGCTGCTGCGTTACTCGCTTGGCCTGCACAACGAGGCGCAGGCGGTCGAGGCTGCCGTGCAGCAGGTGCTCGTGCAGGGCCACGTGACCGCCGACATCGCGCCTGCGGGAGCGCCCGCCTACACGACCAGCCAGGTTGGCGATGCGGTGGTCGCGGCGCTCCGTGCCGGGTAG
- a CDS encoding peptidylprolyl isomerase encodes MLGGRWFWEERYLPSRTVGQVGERTITRRDYLIVLELNLAQFILKTQDKIKAYDQIMQTSQDEKARSFAEQARQQYVKGLDDTLTRYAQLRGGPLRYIVLNQMIEDDLILQGAARDGVTVGDDDVYRTLAAKLLSPPQEEPAIPLTPTLPLSEVGSAAMTPAAARETVVRTLSAAYDELARMLTESYGISPQISREDYIKHTVHHQRVQLLRERIGFDLVPIQEPPPQLQAYAQVMVLTIPRPITATDEFLEAAYARRKVQADVAYAQINQGADFATVGKPYAVEANEDYEPQWIVIDQLFPEQAEALRTQPLGEVGPPVKSTAGWFLFKVLRRELRPDENTVPDMRVAAFHRWLEHQRATLPVRRFPEPTAMPTGLVIPPEDADHGHTAAPTPTPASAR; translated from the coding sequence ATGTTGGGAGGCCGCTGGTTCTGGGAAGAACGCTACCTGCCCAGCCGTACCGTAGGGCAGGTCGGTGAGCGCACGATTACCCGGCGCGACTACCTGATCGTCCTGGAGCTGAACCTGGCTCAATTTATTCTCAAGACCCAGGACAAGATTAAGGCGTACGATCAGATCATGCAAACGTCCCAGGACGAAAAGGCGCGGTCGTTCGCGGAACAGGCGCGTCAACAGTATGTAAAAGGTCTTGACGACACGCTGACGCGCTATGCGCAGCTTCGCGGCGGGCCGCTGCGCTATATTGTGCTCAACCAGATGATCGAGGACGATCTGATCCTGCAAGGCGCTGCTCGTGACGGCGTTACGGTCGGCGACGATGATGTCTACCGAACGCTGGCCGCCAAGCTGCTGTCGCCGCCCCAAGAAGAGCCAGCGATCCCCCTGACTCCGACCTTGCCGCTGAGCGAAGTGGGGAGCGCTGCCATGACGCCCGCTGCGGCGCGAGAGACGGTCGTGCGCACGTTGAGCGCCGCCTATGATGAGCTGGCGCGGATGCTCACGGAGTCGTACGGCATCTCGCCGCAGATCTCGCGCGAAGACTACATCAAGCATACCGTGCATCATCAGCGGGTCCAGTTATTACGGGAGCGGATCGGCTTCGATCTTGTTCCGATCCAGGAGCCGCCTCCGCAGCTGCAAGCCTATGCGCAGGTCATGGTCTTGACGATTCCCAGACCGATCACGGCAACCGATGAGTTCCTGGAGGCCGCGTATGCCAGGCGCAAAGTCCAGGCAGATGTGGCCTATGCCCAGATCAATCAGGGAGCCGATTTCGCAACTGTCGGCAAGCCCTACGCTGTCGAGGCGAATGAAGACTACGAGCCGCAGTGGATTGTGATCGATCAATTGTTTCCAGAGCAGGCGGAGGCGCTGCGGACGCAGCCGCTAGGCGAGGTGGGACCGCCCGTGAAGTCGACGGCGGGCTGGTTTCTCTTCAAAGTCTTGCGGCGCGAGCTGCGGCCTGATGAAAACACGGTGCCGGATATGCGCGTTGCCGCGTTCCATCGATGGCTAGAACACCAGCGCGCAACGCTACCCGTCAGGCGCTTCCCTGAGCCTACGGCAATGCCCACCGGCCTTGTCATCCCACCGGAAGACGCCGATCACGGCCACACGGCAGCGCCGACGCCAACTCCCGCCAGCGCTCGATAA
- a CDS encoding ferritin-like domain-containing protein: MQAREQLVNWLKDAYSMEKALVPVLENHAKDAKNHPQIEARIRQHVDETNRHADLVRGCIERLGGDVSTIKTGLASMFGTLKEVPMAVSSDEIVKNALADYSTEHFEIASYKALIATAQHVGDMETARICQEILRDEEEMQRWLDQQLPMVVQIFLGQQTREAGA, from the coding sequence ATGCAAGCACGAGAACAACTGGTCAACTGGCTGAAGGATGCGTACTCGATGGAAAAAGCGCTCGTGCCGGTGCTGGAAAATCACGCCAAGGATGCCAAGAACCATCCGCAGATCGAGGCCAGAATCCGCCAGCACGTCGACGAGACGAATCGGCACGCCGATCTGGTGCGAGGCTGTATCGAGCGTCTGGGCGGCGATGTCTCGACGATCAAGACCGGCCTTGCCAGCATGTTCGGGACGCTGAAGGAGGTGCCGATGGCAGTTTCCAGCGATGAGATCGTCAAAAACGCGCTCGCCGACTACTCGACCGAGCACTTCGAGATCGCATCGTACAAGGCGCTGATCGCCACGGCGCAGCATGTGGGCGATATGGAGACGGCGCGCATCTGCCAGGAGATTCTGCGCGACGAGGAGGAGATGCAGCGCTGGCTGGACCAGCAACTGCCGATGGTCGTGCAGATCTTCCTTGGGCAGCAGACACGCGAGGCAGGCGCTTAA
- the gltB gene encoding glutamate synthase large subunit, with translation MNQPGFAPLYDPRWEHDACGIGFVTRLSAQPSHEIVTMALEALSNLEHRGATDADGRSGDGAGLLTQIPHDFFAQYLRSARLAAPAPGDLAVAMCFVPINNTSEGRALIERHLEAAGIPLLAWRAVPTNDSALGFQAMLLKPVIMQALLQRPASIDRDDWEAALYCVRRAIGMEAHVKAMHGFYMASMSSRTIVYKGLMQASQLGTFYPDVQDSLFSSAFAVFHQRFSTNTFPSWERAQPFRMVCHNGEINTLSGNIAAIKSREPDFYSPVWGADIAHLRPVIDERGSDSAMLDNTLEMLVRNGRDVRHALTMLAPPAWEHDDTLDDELRAFYEYHSCLIAPWDGPAALCFADGATVGLKLDRNGLRPARFIVTDDGTVVAGSEFGAVTIDAERIVHKGRLGPGQMIAVDLSRGELLLDEQIKRELAQRAPYRQWVAEHLQTLSVDGARGSDEIDNITQLQAAFGYDAEMLQVVLKPMARDGHEPVGSMGDDTPIAPLSQVGRPLYGYLRQRFAQVTNPPIDPLREKLVMSLGMMLGRIGNLLDETPEHAHLLRIERPILRAAEWDVLRHRSDPAFCSRTLPAVWPVAAGTDGLRAAVAELQQAAEAATRAGCTLLILSDRAVDREHAPIPALIAVGAVHQHLLRCGLRARASLLLDSGEPREVHHMACLIGYGAEAIHPYLALASVREIAAEDQRAPLDPDQAEANYVDALDEGLRKILSKMGIATLDSYHGAQLFEAIGLGEELIDACFTGTSSRIGGIGWAEVAADVAAWHARAFADAQTVALGVPGVYKFKKDGEYHAYSPAVVHALHQAVGLKPTSASSQEAYRSYAALVHGRLPAAPRDLLRWHPQSPVALDTVEPAAAILRRFSTAAMSIGSTSREAHETLAIAMQRLGGMANSGEGGEDPERFGDERNSAIKQIASGRFGVTPAYLMNARELQIKMAQGSKPGEGGQLPGHKVTEYIAQIRHTMPGVTLISPPPHHDIYSIEDLAQLIYDLKQINPQAAVSVKLVSEVGVGTIAAGVVKAGADVVLISGHSGGTGASPLSSIKNAGVSWELGLAETQQTLLLNGLRDRVRVRVDGGLQTGRDVVIAALLGADEFAFGTAALVAEGCLMARACHSNTCPVGIATQKPELRAKFPGTPEHVMHFFGHLAEEVRELLADLGTSSLDAIIGRCDLLHQITTGHQRADQLDLSAMLVSPYGPDTLTRWNGTQIPTQVAELNERLLEDATPALLDGQPIQHAYPIANIDRTVGATLAGTIAQRGIALAPDTIELTFMGSAGQSFGAFAVQGMRLELIGDANDYVGKGLGGGEIVVRPPEYARYSAADSTIIGNTVLYGATSGMLWAAGQAGERFAVRNSGAVAVVEGVGDHACEYMTGGLVVVLGPSGRNFAAGMTGGRAYVLDLDDDFLGRLNPELVRAERLLEDWQLAEARTLIELHAAKTGSLRAYELLARWHEIRDRFWHVVPGAVTPTPLRIALRQPEASLPVGA, from the coding sequence ATGAATCAGCCCGGCTTTGCCCCATTGTACGACCCGCGATGGGAACATGATGCCTGCGGCATCGGCTTTGTCACCCGCCTGAGCGCCCAGCCGAGCCACGAGATCGTCACGATGGCGCTTGAGGCGCTCAGTAACCTGGAGCATCGCGGCGCAACCGACGCCGATGGTCGTAGTGGCGATGGCGCCGGCTTGCTGACCCAGATCCCGCATGACTTCTTCGCTCAATATCTGCGCTCGGCGCGTCTTGCCGCGCCCGCGCCCGGCGATCTGGCGGTCGCGATGTGCTTTGTGCCGATCAATAATACGAGCGAGGGCCGCGCGCTGATCGAGCGCCATCTTGAGGCCGCCGGGATTCCGCTGCTGGCCTGGCGCGCCGTGCCGACCAACGATAGCGCCCTTGGCTTTCAGGCGATGCTGCTCAAGCCGGTGATCATGCAGGCGTTGCTCCAGCGCCCCGCATCGATCGACCGCGACGACTGGGAGGCCGCGCTCTACTGTGTGCGCCGCGCCATCGGCATGGAGGCCCACGTCAAAGCGATGCACGGCTTCTATATGGCCTCGATGTCATCGCGCACGATCGTCTACAAAGGCTTGATGCAGGCGTCGCAGCTTGGCACGTTCTACCCCGACGTGCAGGACTCGCTCTTTAGCTCGGCGTTTGCGGTCTTTCACCAGCGCTTCTCGACCAATACCTTTCCCTCGTGGGAGCGCGCGCAGCCCTTCCGCATGGTCTGCCACAACGGCGAGATCAACACGCTGAGCGGCAACATCGCGGCGATCAAATCGCGCGAGCCCGATTTCTACTCGCCCGTGTGGGGCGCGGACATCGCGCATCTGCGGCCCGTGATCGACGAGCGCGGCAGCGACTCCGCGATGCTCGACAATACGCTGGAGATGCTGGTGCGCAACGGACGCGATGTGCGCCACGCGCTGACGATGCTGGCCCCGCCTGCCTGGGAGCACGACGACACGCTGGATGACGAGCTGCGCGCGTTTTACGAGTACCATAGCTGCCTGATCGCGCCCTGGGATGGCCCGGCGGCGCTGTGTTTTGCCGACGGCGCGACCGTCGGCCTCAAGCTGGATCGGAACGGACTCCGTCCCGCGCGCTTTATCGTCACCGATGATGGCACGGTGGTCGCGGGCTCGGAGTTCGGCGCGGTGACGATCGACGCCGAGCGGATCGTCCACAAAGGGCGGCTCGGCCCCGGCCAGATGATCGCGGTCGATCTTAGCCGTGGCGAGCTGCTGCTCGACGAGCAGATCAAGCGCGAGCTGGCACAGCGCGCGCCGTATCGGCAGTGGGTGGCCGAGCATCTGCAAACGCTGTCGGTCGATGGCGCGCGTGGGAGCGACGAGATCGACAACATCACGCAGCTTCAAGCGGCGTTCGGCTACGACGCCGAGATGCTTCAGGTGGTGCTCAAGCCGATGGCCCGCGACGGTCACGAGCCGGTCGGGTCGATGGGCGACGACACGCCGATCGCGCCGCTCTCGCAGGTCGGGCGTCCGCTCTACGGCTACCTGCGCCAGCGCTTTGCCCAGGTGACAAACCCGCCGATCGATCCGCTGCGCGAGAAACTGGTGATGTCGCTGGGCATGATGCTGGGCCGGATCGGCAACCTGCTGGACGAAACGCCTGAGCACGCGCATCTGCTGCGGATCGAGCGTCCGATTCTGCGCGCCGCCGAGTGGGATGTGCTCCGGCACCGCTCCGATCCAGCGTTTTGCTCGCGGACCCTTCCGGCGGTCTGGCCTGTCGCGGCGGGCACGGACGGGCTGCGCGCTGCCGTGGCCGAGTTGCAGCAGGCGGCGGAGGCGGCGACGCGCGCGGGCTGTACGCTGCTGATCCTCAGCGACCGCGCCGTCGATCGCGAGCACGCGCCGATCCCGGCGCTGATCGCCGTGGGCGCGGTGCATCAACATCTGCTGCGCTGTGGCCTGCGTGCCCGCGCCAGCCTGCTGCTCGACAGCGGCGAGCCACGCGAGGTCCACCATATGGCCTGTCTGATCGGCTACGGCGCTGAGGCGATCCATCCCTATCTGGCGCTGGCCTCCGTCCGTGAGATTGCCGCCGAGGATCAGCGCGCGCCGCTCGATCCCGATCAGGCCGAGGCCAACTACGTCGACGCGCTCGACGAGGGCCTGCGCAAGATCCTCTCGAAGATGGGCATCGCCACGCTCGACAGCTACCACGGCGCGCAGCTTTTCGAGGCGATCGGCCTGGGCGAGGAGCTGATCGACGCCTGTTTCACCGGCACCTCGTCGCGCATCGGCGGCATCGGCTGGGCCGAGGTGGCGGCGGATGTCGCGGCCTGGCACGCGCGCGCCTTTGCGGATGCGCAGACGGTCGCGCTGGGCGTGCCGGGCGTGTACAAGTTCAAGAAGGATGGCGAGTACCACGCCTACAGCCCCGCCGTGGTCCACGCGCTGCATCAGGCGGTCGGGCTCAAGCCCACGTCGGCTTCGTCGCAGGAGGCGTACCGCAGCTACGCGGCGCTGGTGCATGGCCGGCTGCCCGCCGCGCCGCGCGATCTCCTGCGCTGGCACCCGCAGAGCCCGGTCGCGCTCGATACGGTCGAGCCTGCCGCCGCGATTCTGCGCCGCTTCTCGACGGCGGCGATGTCGATCGGCTCGACCAGCCGCGAGGCGCACGAGACGCTGGCGATTGCGATGCAGCGCCTTGGCGGTATGGCGAACAGCGGCGAGGGCGGCGAAGATCCTGAGCGCTTCGGCGACGAGCGCAACAGCGCGATCAAGCAGATCGCGTCGGGCCGCTTCGGGGTCACGCCCGCCTATCTGATGAACGCCCGCGAGCTTCAGATCAAGATGGCGCAGGGCTCCAAGCCGGGCGAGGGCGGCCAGTTGCCAGGCCACAAGGTGACGGAGTACATCGCGCAGATTCGCCACACCATGCCGGGCGTGACGCTGATCTCGCCGCCGCCGCACCACGACATCTACTCGATCGAGGACCTGGCGCAGCTAATCTACGATCTCAAGCAGATCAACCCGCAGGCCGCCGTATCGGTCAAGCTGGTGAGCGAGGTCGGCGTCGGCACGATCGCAGCGGGCGTGGTCAAGGCGGGCGCGGACGTGGTGCTGATCAGCGGGCATTCGGGCGGTACGGGCGCGTCGCCGCTCAGCTCGATCAAGAACGCGGGCGTCTCGTGGGAGCTTGGCCTGGCCGAGACGCAGCAGACGCTGCTGCTCAACGGGCTGCGCGACCGCGTGCGGGTGCGGGTCGATGGCGGACTCCAGACGGGCCGCGATGTGGTGATCGCCGCGCTGCTGGGCGCGGATGAGTTCGCCTTTGGCACGGCGGCGCTGGTGGCTGAGGGCTGCCTGATGGCGCGGGCCTGCCACAGCAACACCTGTCCGGTCGGCATCGCCACGCAGAAGCCGGAGCTGCGGGCCAAGTTTCCGGGCACGCCGGAGCACGTGATGCATTTCTTCGGCCATCTGGCCGAGGAGGTGCGCGAGCTGCTGGCCGACCTGGGCACGTCTTCGCTCGACGCGATCATCGGGCGCTGCGATCTGCTGCATCAGATCACCACCGGCCACCAGCGCGCCGATCAGCTCGATCTCTCGGCGATGCTGGTCAGCCCCTACGGCCCCGACACGCTCACGCGCTGGAATGGCACGCAGATCCCGACGCAGGTCGCGGAGCTGAACGAGCGGCTGCTGGAAGACGCTACCCCGGCGCTGCTCGACGGACAGCCGATCCAACACGCTTATCCGATCGCCAACATCGATCGCACGGTGGGCGCGACGCTGGCTGGCACGATCGCGCAGCGCGGCATCGCTCTGGCACCCGACACAATCGAACTGACGTTTATGGGCAGCGCGGGCCAGAGCTTCGGCGCGTTCGCGGTGCAGGGCATGCGCCTTGAGCTGATCGGCGATGCCAACGATTACGTCGGCAAGGGCCTGGGCGGCGGTGAGATCGTCGTGCGACCGCCGGAGTACGCGCGCTACAGCGCCGCCGACAGCACGATCATCGGCAATACCGTGCTCTACGGCGCGACCAGCGGGATGCTCTGGGCGGCTGGGCAGGCGGGCGAGCGCTTCGCAGTGCGCAACAGCGGCGCGGTGGCGGTGGTCGAGGGTGTGGGCGATCATGCCTGCGAGTACATGACCGGCGGGCTGGTTGTGGTGCTGGGACCGAGCGGGCGCAATTTCGCGGCGGGCATGACCGGCGGACGAGCCTATGTGCTCGACCTCGACGATGATTTTCTGGGGCGGCTCAACCCGGAGCTGGTACGCGCGGAGCGGCTGCTGGAAGACTGGCAGCTTGCCGAGGCGCGCACGCTGATCGAGCTACACGCCGCCAAGACCGGCTCGCTGCGCGCGTACGAGCTGCTAGCGCGCTGGCACGAGATCCGCGACCGCTTCTGGCATGTGGTGCCCGGCGCAGTGACGCCCACGCCGCTGCGAATCGCGCTGCGGCAGCCAGAGGCGAGCCTGCCGGTTGGCGCGTAG